A section of the Allorhodopirellula heiligendammensis genome encodes:
- the gyrA gene encoding DNA gyrase subunit A, protein MADDGDNSDDIDNLDDDSGVNGESGDATASGNSSTGDSSADDSSAGGSVAAGGGSGTGGKPPRTGFPGDGTPEGGRDESGGFSALRMVDLPIEDELRESYLTYAMSVIVSRALPDVRDGLKPSQRRILVAMNDLNLGPGSKRVKCAKISGDTSGNYHPHGESVIYPTLVRMAQEWNMRALLIDKQGNFGSVAGLPPAAMRYTEARMSAVAAQMLDDLKLDTVDFVPTYDEARTEPTVLPSRFPNLLINGSGGIAVGMATSIPPHNPTEVCDALIKLVDDPDTSIDELCEIIPGPDFPTGGIICGRAGIRRAYKTGRSTMVVRAKCQVEEMRGNRSRIVVTEIPYQQYRDRIIEKIAALVNGDRIKGISGIRDESDLKEPVRLVIELKRGEDPDVILNQLYQFSPLQDTFSLIFLALVDGKPRELTLKEMLAEFLRHRGTVIRRRTQFLLARARRRKHTVEGLLLALANIDEIIRTIRTSRTQPEAKERLMSIQCPAAMLERALGEDGFKQFTSERGKADSYTLTSVQTDEILRMRLGQLVNLEQEKLSGEHAELLKEIIDYLDILATPQRVSDIIKEDLEEMKRRFGDKRRTVISHEELGNIDLEDLITEEPMVVSISHRGYIKRTPTSVYNTQRRGGKGLKGAKSDDEDPIEHLFVASTHAYLLFLTTTGKVRWQKVYDIPQLARDAKGRAIVNLLQMEPNEQIAQCLAVRDFNQPGHYVAMVTRSGLVKKTPLEQYSRPKRGGIIAIKLREDDELVDAVVVGPNDEMMLVTAGGMAIRFRESDSRPMGRNTSGVKGISLIGDDRIVGMVVTSPEATLLTVCKNGYGKRTPFGPNAIDAPDGGENDDDAADTGADDENAATSGSARYRTQKRGGKGLRDIKTSERNGKVIGIARVTDEDELFMMTAKGKLQRIAASDINVIGRNTQGVRIMSVDKGDELIAVVRVPAEEKSEDGAPVAPATETEPPAQE, encoded by the coding sequence TTGGCTGACGACGGCGATAACTCAGACGACATCGACAATCTCGACGACGACTCGGGCGTGAACGGCGAAAGTGGCGACGCCACGGCATCCGGTAACTCCTCGACCGGCGACTCTTCCGCTGATGACAGTTCCGCGGGCGGCTCGGTTGCGGCCGGTGGCGGTAGCGGTACGGGTGGTAAGCCACCACGGACCGGCTTCCCTGGCGACGGCACACCCGAGGGTGGTCGTGATGAATCAGGTGGATTCAGCGCACTGAGAATGGTCGATTTGCCGATCGAGGACGAGCTTCGTGAAAGCTACTTGACCTATGCGATGAGTGTCATCGTCAGCCGCGCTCTGCCGGACGTTCGCGACGGTCTCAAACCGTCCCAACGCCGCATCCTCGTGGCGATGAACGACCTCAACCTCGGCCCTGGCAGCAAACGCGTCAAATGCGCGAAGATCTCCGGTGACACCTCGGGTAATTATCACCCGCACGGCGAAAGCGTGATCTATCCGACACTCGTGCGGATGGCGCAAGAATGGAACATGCGGGCGCTACTGATCGATAAGCAGGGTAATTTCGGTAGCGTCGCCGGGCTGCCGCCTGCCGCCATGCGGTATACCGAAGCGAGAATGTCTGCGGTCGCGGCGCAAATGCTCGACGATCTCAAACTCGACACCGTCGATTTCGTCCCCACATACGACGAAGCTCGTACGGAACCGACCGTTCTGCCTAGCCGGTTCCCCAACTTACTGATCAACGGATCAGGCGGGATCGCCGTCGGGATGGCCACCAGTATTCCGCCGCACAACCCCACTGAAGTTTGCGACGCACTGATTAAACTCGTCGATGACCCCGATACGTCCATCGACGAGCTGTGCGAAATTATCCCGGGCCCGGACTTTCCCACCGGCGGCATAATTTGCGGCCGGGCCGGTATCCGCCGCGCCTACAAGACCGGGCGCAGCACGATGGTGGTGCGTGCGAAATGCCAGGTCGAAGAGATGCGGGGCAATCGTAGCCGTATCGTCGTCACTGAGATCCCCTACCAGCAGTACCGCGACCGAATCATCGAAAAGATCGCCGCGCTGGTCAACGGCGACCGCATCAAGGGCATTTCGGGCATTCGCGACGAGAGCGATTTGAAGGAGCCCGTGCGGCTGGTTATCGAGCTCAAGCGGGGTGAGGATCCAGACGTCATCCTGAACCAGCTCTATCAGTTCTCGCCGCTGCAGGACACGTTCTCGCTGATCTTCCTCGCGCTTGTCGATGGCAAGCCGCGTGAGCTGACGCTCAAGGAGATGCTCGCTGAGTTCCTGCGACACCGCGGCACGGTGATCCGTCGCCGCACCCAGTTCCTGCTCGCCCGCGCTCGCCGCCGCAAGCACACTGTCGAAGGCCTCCTGCTCGCACTTGCCAATATCGACGAGATCATTCGCACGATCCGCACCTCACGCACCCAGCCGGAAGCGAAAGAGCGGTTGATGTCGATCCAGTGTCCCGCCGCCATGCTCGAGCGGGCACTCGGTGAGGACGGCTTCAAGCAATTCACCAGCGAACGGGGCAAGGCGGACAGCTACACCCTGACGAGTGTCCAGACGGATGAGATCCTGCGGATGCGGCTCGGCCAATTGGTTAACCTCGAGCAAGAGAAACTCTCGGGAGAGCACGCCGAATTGCTCAAGGAAATCATCGACTACCTCGATATTCTCGCCACGCCGCAACGCGTCAGCGACATCATCAAGGAAGACCTCGAAGAGATGAAGCGTCGCTTCGGCGACAAGCGACGCACCGTGATCAGCCACGAGGAGCTCGGGAATATCGATCTCGAAGACCTGATCACCGAAGAACCGATGGTCGTGTCGATCAGCCACCGCGGCTACATCAAGCGAACCCCGACGAGCGTTTACAACACGCAGCGCCGGGGCGGCAAGGGACTCAAGGGTGCCAAGAGCGATGACGAGGATCCCATCGAGCACCTCTTCGTCGCCAGTACGCACGCCTACCTGTTGTTCCTGACGACAACCGGGAAGGTTCGCTGGCAAAAGGTCTATGACATTCCCCAGCTCGCCCGCGATGCCAAGGGCCGGGCGATCGTCAATCTGCTGCAGATGGAACCGAACGAGCAGATTGCTCAGTGCCTAGCCGTTCGTGACTTCAATCAACCGGGGCACTACGTCGCCATGGTGACGCGCAGCGGACTGGTTAAGAAAACACCGCTGGAGCAATATAGCCGGCCAAAACGTGGCGGCATCATCGCAATCAAATTGCGTGAAGATGACGAACTGGTAGATGCCGTCGTCGTGGGCCCGAATGACGAGATGATGCTCGTCACCGCTGGCGGGATGGCGATCCGGTTCCGCGAATCCGATTCCCGCCCGATGGGCCGCAATACGTCAGGCGTCAAAGGCATTTCGCTGATTGGCGACGACCGCATCGTTGGTATGGTCGTCACCAGCCCAGAAGCCACCCTGCTGACCGTCTGCAAGAATGGCTACGGCAAACGCACACCATTCGGCCCCAATGCCATCGACGCCCCCGACGGTGGTGAGAATGACGATGATGCGGCGGACACGGGGGCTGACGATGAGAACGCTGCCACCAGCGGCTCGGCTCGGTACCGAACCCAAAAACGTGGCGGCAAGGGCCTGCGGGACATCAAGACAAGTGAGCGAAACGGGAAGGTCATCGGCATTGCCCGCGTGACCGACGAGGACGAGCTTTTCATGATGACCGCCAAGGGAAAATTGCAACGGATCGCCGCCTCGGATATCAACGTCATCGGACGGAACACCCAAGGCGTCCGCATCATGAGCGTCGACAAAGGCGATGAGCTCATCGCCGTCGTCCGTGTCCCTGCGGAAGAAAAATCCGAAGACGGAGCTCCTGTAGCGCCGGCGACCGAGACGGAGCCGCCAGCCCAAGAGTAG
- the tgt gene encoding tRNA guanosine(34) transglycosylase Tgt gives MFHFDLLQESNGARRGVLHTPRGDVQTPAFMPVGTVGTVKGLTIDQVAATGADMILGNTYHLRLRPGHETVAKLGGLHAMCGWDGPILTDSGGFQVFSLGALNRVTEEAATFQSHLDGAKIVLTPEHSIEIQQALGSDVAMVLDHVIALPASAAEVEDALARSIRWARRCREAADRPEQALFAIVQGGLDPVLRQQCATELASMPFEGYAVGGLSVGETPEEMYTTAAITTQYLPTDKPRYLMGVGTPRDLIENIARGIDMFDCVMPTRNGRNALAFTDDGPLKLRNAVHREDTRPIMDDCPCLACRHSRGYLRHLFNANEMLGPILLSHHNLVYYGRLMREARSAIEENRFAEFASGKLKGWGYEPVA, from the coding sequence GTGTTTCACTTCGACCTGCTGCAAGAAAGCAATGGCGCGCGCCGGGGTGTGCTACACACGCCCCGTGGTGACGTGCAAACGCCCGCGTTCATGCCGGTTGGCACGGTCGGGACCGTCAAGGGCCTGACCATCGACCAAGTCGCTGCGACGGGCGCCGACATGATCCTGGGTAACACCTATCACTTGCGACTGCGGCCTGGACATGAGACGGTCGCCAAGCTGGGTGGACTGCACGCGATGTGTGGCTGGGACGGCCCGATCCTGACCGATTCTGGTGGGTTCCAAGTGTTCTCACTGGGGGCGCTCAATCGGGTCACGGAGGAGGCCGCAACATTTCAGTCGCACCTCGATGGGGCGAAGATTGTCTTGACGCCCGAGCATTCGATTGAGATCCAGCAGGCACTGGGCAGTGACGTGGCCATGGTGCTCGACCACGTGATCGCGTTGCCGGCATCGGCCGCTGAGGTCGAGGATGCGTTGGCTCGATCGATTCGCTGGGCACGACGCTGTCGGGAGGCGGCGGACCGCCCCGAGCAGGCCTTGTTCGCCATCGTGCAAGGTGGGCTCGATCCCGTGCTGCGTCAACAATGTGCGACGGAACTGGCCTCGATGCCGTTTGAGGGCTATGCGGTGGGGGGCCTCAGCGTTGGCGAAACGCCGGAGGAAATGTACACCACCGCGGCCATCACAACCCAGTACCTACCGACCGACAAGCCGCGTTATTTGATGGGCGTGGGGACACCGCGTGATCTGATTGAGAATATCGCTCGCGGGATCGACATGTTCGACTGCGTAATGCCGACTCGAAACGGGCGAAATGCGCTCGCGTTTACCGATGATGGGCCGCTGAAGTTGCGAAACGCCGTGCACCGCGAGGATACTCGCCCGATCATGGATGACTGCCCCTGCTTGGCGTGTCGCCATAGCCGCGGCTATTTACGGCATCTTTTTAATGCCAACGAGATGCTCGGTCCAATCCTGCTGTCGCATCACAACTTGGTGTACTACGGTCGGCTAATGCGAGAAGCTCGCTCGGCGATCGAGGAGAACCGGTTTGCCGAGTTTGCCAGCGGGAAGCTGAAGGGCTGGGGTTACGAGCCGGTGGCATAG
- a CDS encoding tetratricopeptide repeat protein, whose translation MSEVDLDVLDLKQLVLTSNAFGPNEVSEIRKAITENYGHFSELRDAVQELEQDDVLTPAARTKMGVCQFLLGRFQAALDTLTAADGSAMALFYTARCRFELGQYDEAIKAYENAKVSGYNEDQCKIGVAEAKRYSGEIEEAMNILDDIFGPAEQTADYMYQRAATAALIGGRMDEAINLYQRAVSTDENHAGALFGLALENDRLGNDEEALQLYERAAKAFPTGLGALTNLGVMYEDRNEYDKAQLCYKRILDCFPGHPRTSLYMKDASATGNMLYDEEAQRRNDRLTQILSMPVTNFELSVRSRNCLQKMGIETIGELTRHSEQELLGSKNFGETSLVEIREMLQQKGLSLGQFAGEKKASDPPIDTSHMSADEQALLERPIADLNLSVRARKCMTRLQINSIGELIRKTGDDMLECKNFGVTSLNEVREKLADLGLKMRGD comes from the coding sequence ATGAGCGAAGTCGATCTCGATGTGCTCGACTTGAAGCAATTGGTACTCACGAGCAATGCCTTCGGGCCGAATGAAGTCAGTGAGATTCGCAAGGCGATTACCGAGAACTACGGACATTTCTCGGAACTTCGCGACGCCGTGCAAGAATTGGAACAGGACGACGTACTGACTCCGGCGGCTCGCACCAAAATGGGCGTGTGCCAGTTTTTGCTGGGTCGATTCCAAGCAGCCCTGGACACGCTGACTGCCGCCGATGGCAGCGCGATGGCGTTGTTCTACACCGCTCGCTGCCGCTTTGAACTGGGCCAGTACGACGAGGCCATCAAGGCATACGAAAATGCCAAGGTCTCTGGATACAACGAAGACCAGTGCAAAATCGGTGTCGCCGAAGCGAAACGCTATTCGGGCGAGATCGAAGAGGCGATGAATATCCTCGACGATATCTTCGGCCCCGCCGAGCAGACCGCCGACTACATGTACCAACGCGCCGCGACGGCAGCGCTGATCGGTGGCCGGATGGATGAGGCGATCAACCTCTACCAGCGGGCTGTGTCGACCGACGAAAATCACGCGGGTGCTCTGTTTGGACTTGCCCTTGAGAATGATCGTCTTGGTAACGACGAAGAGGCTCTGCAGCTCTACGAGCGTGCTGCTAAAGCGTTCCCAACCGGCCTGGGCGCACTGACCAACCTCGGCGTGATGTATGAGGATCGCAACGAATACGACAAGGCACAGTTGTGCTACAAGCGTATCCTGGATTGCTTCCCCGGCCACCCGCGTACTTCGCTGTACATGAAGGACGCGTCAGCAACGGGCAATATGCTCTATGACGAAGAGGCCCAGCGTCGCAACGATCGCTTGACTCAGATCCTCAGCATGCCGGTCACGAACTTTGAACTGAGTGTTCGCAGCCGCAATTGCCTGCAGAAGATGGGCATCGAAACCATTGGTGAGCTGACCCGTCATAGTGAGCAAGAACTGCTCGGCAGCAAGAACTTTGGCGAGACCAGCCTCGTCGAAATTCGCGAGATGCTGCAGCAGAAGGGCTTGTCGCTGGGACAATTCGCGGGCGAGAAGAAGGCCAGCGATCCACCGATCGATACCTCGCACATGTCCGCTGACGAGCAAGCGTTGCTCGAGCGTCCGATCGCTGATCTGAACCTGTCGGTGCGGGCCCGCAAGTGCATGACTCGGCTGCAGATTAACTCGATCGGTGAGCTGATCCGCAAGACCGGTGATGACATGCTCGAGTGCAAGAACTTCGGCGTGACGAGCCTGAACGAAGTGCGTGAGAAGCTTGCTGATCTCGGCTTAAAAATGCGTGGCGATTGA
- a CDS encoding site-specific integrase, producing the protein MPILTKSIPKYRKHSSGSARVTFNGRDYLLGPWNSKTSIREYDRIVAEYLASGRSPTFGIESESYTVAMLIRDYLRHCKAYYGTGASSDYHNTKSAVRLLRDLYAEHDAAEVGPVAFKAIRQKLVDTGRTRQGINKSMRLMLRAFKWGAGEAKIPAEVFETLRLIPSLKRKHTDAPESEKVTPVADEVVEVTISELSPIVADMVRLQRLIGCRPAEVCNLTPSSIDRSDDVWVATLAEHKTAHHGHTRTLFIGPKAQAILEPYLLRDDDLCLFRPCDAVALRRQRDSENRTTPLSCGNRPGLKHDQGGLKGRKAKKTPGRAYTTCSYRRAIHNACDRAFPAPAPLAQRLGESVTAHRRRLSESQLNDFKSWQSEHRWSPNRLRHAKATETRKAFGLEAAQVTLGHSSADITQNYAQRDEELGKRVARQAG; encoded by the coding sequence ATGCCAATCTTGACGAAATCCATTCCAAAATACCGCAAGCATTCCAGCGGTAGTGCCAGAGTCACCTTCAACGGACGTGACTACCTTCTCGGTCCCTGGAACAGCAAAACGTCGATCCGCGAATACGATCGAATCGTTGCCGAGTATCTTGCAAGCGGCCGAAGTCCCACATTCGGCATCGAATCCGAATCCTACACCGTTGCCATGTTGATCCGCGACTATTTGCGGCACTGCAAAGCGTATTACGGGACGGGAGCGTCCAGCGATTACCACAACACGAAATCCGCGGTAAGGCTGCTGCGAGACCTGTACGCTGAGCATGATGCTGCCGAAGTTGGTCCAGTGGCGTTCAAGGCGATCCGGCAAAAGCTGGTCGACACGGGACGCACCCGCCAGGGAATCAACAAGTCGATGAGGCTGATGCTGCGAGCGTTCAAGTGGGGAGCGGGTGAGGCGAAGATCCCAGCAGAGGTGTTCGAAACACTACGCTTGATTCCGTCCCTCAAGCGGAAGCACACCGACGCGCCCGAATCCGAAAAGGTTACGCCGGTAGCCGATGAAGTTGTGGAAGTGACAATCAGCGAGCTCTCCCCCATCGTTGCCGACATGGTGCGGTTGCAGCGATTGATCGGTTGTCGTCCCGCGGAAGTCTGCAACCTCACACCATCATCGATTGATCGATCCGATGACGTTTGGGTGGCGACATTGGCCGAGCATAAAACCGCTCACCACGGACACACTCGCACTCTGTTCATAGGTCCCAAGGCGCAAGCGATCCTCGAGCCGTACTTGTTACGTGACGACGACCTTTGCTTGTTTCGCCCCTGCGATGCAGTAGCACTGCGTCGCCAGCGTGACTCAGAAAACCGAACAACACCGCTGTCGTGTGGGAACCGCCCTGGACTAAAACACGATCAAGGAGGGTTGAAAGGCAGGAAAGCGAAGAAGACACCGGGCCGTGCGTACACAACATGCAGTTACCGTCGTGCGATCCACAACGCCTGCGACCGAGCGTTCCCGGCACCTGCACCGCTGGCGCAGCGACTGGGGGAGTCCGTCACCGCACATCGCCGCCGTTTATCCGAGTCACAGTTGAACGATTTTAAATCATGGCAGTCCGAACACAGGTGGTCTCCCAATCGGTTGCGTCATGCTAAGGCGACCGAGACGCGAAAGGCATTCGGACTGGAAGCAGCACAAGTCACGCTCGGTCACAGTTCCGCCGACATCACCCAAAACTACGCTCAACGGGATGAGGAACTCGGCAAACGAGTCGCACGTCAAGCAGGGTGA
- a CDS encoding DUF1580 domain-containing protein, with product MRIPNDERSLPLVDAVQAATGRRPHLSTVLRWCQRRNRYGIKLESWMLGGRRFTSVEAVNRYNERTTEAADPGMPSSTTGQRSKAHKDAQRELDREFAPKRI from the coding sequence ATGCGGATCCCAAACGACGAACGCTCCCTCCCTCTGGTCGATGCGGTGCAAGCCGCCACTGGCCGCAGGCCCCATCTATCGACCGTTCTGCGGTGGTGCCAACGACGCAACCGCTACGGCATCAAGCTCGAATCATGGATGCTCGGAGGCCGCCGCTTCACGTCCGTTGAAGCCGTCAACCGGTACAACGAGCGAACTACGGAGGCTGCTGACCCTGGCATGCCATCGTCCACGACAGGACAGCGGTCCAAGGCACACAAGGATGCTCAGCGTGAACTTGACCGGGAGTTTGCCCCAAAGCGTATTTGA
- a CDS encoding ATP-binding protein: MNPDGCALGSRVDYVTSARLLEELTAAMGEKTLTRKVRYYASFDLPIIDEFGFDRLERREYPESASLLYKVVDARSGRGSTACVTNVDFSDWSEYLGDPPLVIAMLDRIVDSAIVIRFEGKSYRQHRTERKQVAAKQSSTQS, from the coding sequence ATGAACCCAGACGGCTGTGCGCTCGGTTCGCGAGTTGATTACGTGACCAGTGCCAGGCTGCTGGAAGAGTTGACCGCTGCGATGGGCGAGAAAACGTTGACACGCAAGGTCCGTTACTACGCGAGTTTCGACCTTCCTATTATCGACGAGTTCGGGTTCGACAGACTGGAGCGTCGCGAATACCCCGAGTCAGCGAGCCTGCTTTACAAGGTCGTCGATGCCCGCAGTGGTCGCGGCTCAACTGCGTGCGTTACGAACGTGGACTTCAGCGACTGGAGCGAATACCTAGGAGACCCACCACTGGTGATTGCGATGCTTGACCGCATCGTCGACAGTGCGATCGTGATTCGGTTCGAAGGTAAGTCGTATCGACAGCACCGCACCGAACGAAAGCAAGTTGCGGCGAAGCAGAGTTCAACGCAATCCTAA
- a CDS encoding ATP-binding protein: MDPLKNPYSPGAGAPPPELVGREPVIEQARILLGRVCQGRAEKSMLLTGLRGVGKTVLLNEIERIALEFDYSTIVVEAHEGKSLGDLLAPQFRKLLFELDRTARMNAAVKRGLAVLRAFIGSIKLTSGEYSIGLDIEPEKGTADSGDMELDLPDLFIVIGEAAKNCGTSIALLIDELQYFDEKELGALIMAMHKLQQKQLPFVLLGAGLPILPRLAGDSKSYAERLFNFPQIGALDREDAAKALQQPAADSGIAFTESALEEVFRLTHGYPYFVQEWGYQCWNSAQTSPIDTDIVETASAVVMPRLDQNFFRVRFDRLKPGEKKLLRAMAELGEGPYRMGDVAETMELKVTSLGPRRASLIKKGMIYSPNYGEIAFTVPMFDDFMRRAMPDLEG; encoded by the coding sequence ATGGACCCATTGAAAAACCCCTATTCCCCCGGCGCGGGAGCACCCCCGCCGGAGCTAGTGGGACGCGAACCTGTGATCGAGCAAGCTCGGATTCTGCTTGGTCGTGTTTGCCAGGGCCGGGCCGAAAAGAGTATGTTACTGACTGGATTGCGGGGGGTTGGTAAGACAGTTCTGCTTAACGAGATCGAACGCATCGCATTGGAGTTCGACTACAGCACAATCGTTGTCGAAGCACACGAAGGAAAGAGCCTCGGCGATCTGCTGGCGCCTCAATTTCGCAAGCTCCTGTTTGAGCTGGATCGCACAGCGAGAATGAATGCAGCGGTCAAACGGGGCCTCGCCGTGCTTCGAGCGTTCATCGGCTCGATCAAACTAACTTCCGGCGAGTACTCCATCGGACTGGACATCGAGCCTGAGAAGGGAACCGCCGACAGCGGTGATATGGAATTGGACTTACCCGACCTGTTCATTGTGATTGGCGAAGCCGCCAAGAACTGTGGGACTTCCATTGCGTTGTTGATCGACGAGCTTCAGTACTTCGATGAGAAGGAACTTGGTGCTTTGATCATGGCCATGCACAAGCTTCAACAAAAGCAACTTCCGTTCGTTTTGCTTGGCGCTGGCTTACCAATTTTGCCCCGTCTTGCTGGCGATTCCAAATCTTACGCAGAACGGCTGTTCAACTTCCCACAGATTGGTGCGCTCGATCGCGAAGACGCCGCGAAGGCATTGCAGCAACCCGCCGCCGATTCTGGTATCGCCTTCACGGAATCCGCCCTCGAAGAAGTCTTTCGTTTGACGCACGGCTATCCGTATTTCGTGCAAGAGTGGGGTTACCAATGCTGGAACTCAGCACAGACGTCCCCGATTGACACTGACATCGTTGAGACAGCTTCCGCAGTCGTCATGCCGCGATTGGATCAGAACTTTTTCCGAGTACGTTTCGATCGGCTCAAGCCGGGAGAGAAGAAGCTCCTTCGCGCGATGGCCGAACTTGGCGAGGGGCCATACCGAATGGGTGACGTTGCTGAAACGATGGAACTCAAAGTGACCAGTCTTGGACCACGACGAGCGAGTCTTATCAAAAAAGGAATGATTTACAGCCCCAACTACGGCGAGATCGCGTTTACCGTTCCCATGTTCGACGACTTCATGCGTCGCGCGATGCCGGACTTGGAGGGTTGA